CGGGGTCTCGTAGTTCGCGGTGGGCGGGACGACCTGGTGCGCCAGGGCCAGCGCGCAGGCGACGACCTCGATGGCGCCGATCGCGCCCAGCGAGTGGCCCACCATGGACTTGATGGAGCTCATGGGCGTGTCGTAGGCGTGCGCGCCGAGCGTGCGTTTGACGGCGGCCGTCTCGTGCCGGTCGTTCTGCTTGGTGCCCGAGCCGTGCGCGTTGACGTAGTCGACGGCCGTGCGGTCGATCCGGGCGTGGTCGAGGGCGTCCTCGATGGCCCGTGCCATCTCCAGGCCCTCCGTGGTCAGACCGGTCATGTGGTAGGCGTTGCCGAAGGTGGCGTAGCCGCCGATCTCGCAGTACACGTGCGCGCCCCGGGCCCGGGCGTGCTCCAGCTCCTCCAGGACGAGGACGGCTCCGCCCTCGCCCATCACGAAGCCGTTGCGGTCGGCGTCGAAGGGGCGGGAGGCGTGGGCCGGGTCGTCGTTGTTGGGGGAGGTGGCCTTGATCGCGTCGAAGCAGGCCATGGTGATCGGGGAGATCGGCGAGTCCGACGCCCCGGCTATGCAGATGTCGGCGCGGCCCTCCTCGATGGTGTGGAAGGCGTACCCGACGGCGTCGAGGCCCGAGGTGCAGCCGGTGGAGACGGTCTGCACCGGCCCGCGCGCCTCGAAGCGTTCGGCGACGGTGGAGGCGAGGGTGCTGGGCGCGAACGCCCGGTGCAGATGCGGACCGGCCTCCCGGTGGTCCACGTCCCAACGCTGCCCGCTGTGGCTGACCAGCACGTAGTCGTGCTCCAGCCGGGTGGTGCCGCCGACCGCGGTGCCCAGGGACACCCCGACCCGCCAGGGGTTCTCGGCGGCGAGGTCGAGGCCGGAGTCCCGTACCGCCTCCTCCCCGGCGACCAGGGCGAACTGGATGTACCGGTCGCAGCGGGCGATCACGTCCGCGTCCAGTCCGTGGGCCGCCGGGTCGAAGTCGCACTCGGCGGCGATCCGCGAACGCAGCCCGGACGGGTCGAAGAAGGTGATGCCGCGCGTCGCCGTACGGCCGCCCGCCAGGAGGTCCCAGAACGCCGGGACGCCGATGCCGCCGGGGGCGACGATGCCTATGCCGGTGACCGCCACGCGCCTGGTCATGAGCGGACCCGGGTGTGTTCGGCCGCCCGTGCGGCGTGCGCCGCCTCCACCGGGATCGGTACGCCGTTCGCGTCCTCGGTGTCGACGTGGCCGAGCGGCGGGCTCGGGGCCAGCGGACCGAGGTGGAAGACCATGCGGGCCTCCACGTTGCCGACGTTGCGGAAGCGGTGGCGCATGTGGGCGGGGATCAGCAGCCCCTGCTCGGGTCGGAGTTCGTGGGCCTCGCCGTCGAGGTCGACCTCCAGCTGCCCGCAGATGACGTAGATGAACTCCTCGGAGTACGGGTGGTAGTGCTCGGCGATGCGGTCGCCGGGCGCCACGATGGCCACGCCCATGAAACCGCTGGTCGAGCCGACGGTGGTGGGGGTGAGCATGGCGCGCAGATCGCCGCCGCGCCGGGTGTTGGGCTCGACCTCGCTGACATCCACGACTCTGGGATGGCGATTGATCACGACGTTCCTCCGAACGTGGGCTGCGGACTGGTGAGAGGGGGTCAGGCGTCGGGCGCCCGGCGGTCGGTGACGAGGTCCATGCGGGCGACCGTGAGCAGCCGGGCGGGGGCCTCGTCCCTGGGCGAGCCGTCCATGCCGAGGGCGGCGCCGTCGAGGAGCGCCGTCAGCTCGGCCGCGCGGGCGCGGTCGGTGAGCCCGAGCACGGGGCCCGGGTCGGCGTCGAGGCCGCCGCGTACGTCGACCAGCCGCACCACGATGTCGTCGCGCTGGAAGATCGTGCTGCGCAGCACCGGGCCCTGCGGGTCGTCCGCCGCCGCCTCGTCCTGCCGGGCGAGCAGCTCGGCCAGCCGCAGTCCGCGGCCCTCCCGGGCCGGGTAGTACAGCGCGTGCCGTACGGCGTCGGGGCTCTCCTGGCCGGCCGTCACATGGTGCACGGCGGGCAGCGCCGCGCGGGTGAAGAAGACCCGGGCCGAGTCGGGGTCGTCGAGGTCCCGGTCCTGCTCCAGATAGGGGTTGATGGCCTCCTCGACGGCCCGCACCTCGGGCTGCCGGGCCACGTGCCGCAGCGCGGCGAGCAGGTCGCCCCGCACCTCGACGGCGCGGACCACCCGGTTGCCGTGCATGAACAGGGAGGTGCGGCACAGCCGGGTGGTGTCGTCGACCCTCGGCTCCGGCGCGGCGTAGTCGGCGAGGATCTTGGCGACCTTCTCCTCGCTGCCCGGCTTGACCGTGAAGGTGAGCGCGTGCCGGATCAGGCCGTCGCCGATGCGGGGAGAGGTCTGCAGCCGGCGCTCGCCCGCCTCGGCCTCCACCGCCGGGCCGCCGGTCTCGCGGACGATGTGGAAGCGCAGCGAGCGGGTGTCGCGCACGCAGTCGTGCAGCGGCCGCACCATCTGCACGTGTTCCTCGCTGTTCACCCAGGTGAGGAAGGGCGGGGCGCTCTCCCACTCGCTGGTGATGAGCCATTGGGAGGGGTTCTCGATGGACTGGCAGAGCTGGTCGCTGACGTGTCCGGGGACCGACGCGACCTGGTTGCACAGCTGCTCGTACGCCTCCAGGAACTGCTGCTGGGCGCCGTCGTAGACGTCCACGAGGAGGACGACACGGAGCCGGGAGCCGTCGAAGACGGACTGGGAGACCCGCTGCGACACCTGTCGCCGCAGTGACTCGGTAACACGTTCGGACGTGGTGGTCATCCTGCGCACATCTCCTCGGTGGGGGGCTAGAGAAGGGCGAACGTCGGCCGGACCGGCGTGACGTCGGCGTGCCTCGATCCTGAGCCCGGCCCCTCGGGCGCGCGACTCGTATGCACTGCGCGGGTGACCGGTGCACCGGGCGGGTGACGGGGGGTCGGGCCGGTGACCGGCCGGGCCGTCGGGCGGCGGCGCGGCCGGTCACGGCGGCTATCGCGCCCGGCACGGGTCAGGCCACGCCGGTGGCGGTCTTCTTGCGGCGCGCCGCGTACAGGCCGGTCCCGGCGACGGCCAGGACGGCCAGCCCGCCCGCGGTCACGGCCGGGGCGGCGAGGCCGCCACCGCCGGTGTGGATCCCGCCGCTGGGCTTCTCGTGCCCGCCGCCCCAGGACTCCTCGTCGTGCCCGCCGCTGCGGGAGCCGTCCTCCTGCTTGCCGCTCCAGGAGCCGCCGTCCTGCTTCCCGCTCCAGGACCCCTCGTCCTGCTGGGCGCTCCCGGAGCCCGCCTTGTCCTGCCCCTTGTCGTGCTCGCTGTAGGAGGAGTCCGAGCCGTCCCAGCCCCCGGACGCGTACGCGACGGGCGCGCCGAGCGCGAGGAGGGCCGAGGCCGCCGCGGTGGCCATGAGCATTCGAACAGAGCGCATCTGACGATCCTTCCGTCGGCGGGGCGGGCAGCCGACGCTTCGTCAGCTGTGGTGACCCGCCCCCGACGTGATCCACCGTCAGACAGCACTCCCGACCCCACCACTCAAGACGATCACTCGGGTGAACCCGCCCGCCCGTCGGGCGAGTTCACGGGGAGACGGGCTGGTCCTCCGCCCGGTCGGACGGGCTCAGGTCCTCGCCAGCAGCGTGGTGAGGACCTCCCGCAGTGCCGCCTCGGCGTCCGGGACCGGGCCCGGCGCCCGCCAGGCCACGAATCCGTCGGGCCGGACGAGTACGGCGCCGCCGGGCGCCGTCCCGTGGACCGCCGCCCAGTCCGCGTCGCCCTCGGGCGTCAGCTCGGCGGCGGGGCCGTCGCCGATCCGGTACGAGGCCAGGGGGACGGACATCGCCTCGGCCAGCCGGAGGGCGGCCTCGTGCCAGCCGGCCGACCCGCCGTCCGCGCCGGCGCCGGTGCGGCCGTCCGCGTCCGCGTCGCTGAGCAGGACGAGCGAGCGCTCGTAGAGGTCGAGCGTGGAGATGTGTTCACCCCGGTGCCGTACGGCCAGGTGGGGCGCCCTGCTGCCCGGGGCGCCGGACAGGTCGAGGCGTTCCGGGACGACCGGGGTCGCGGGGTCGGCGCCGAGGACGGCACCCTGCGGATAGCGGTAGCCGAGGGCCACGTTGAGGATGCCGCGCTGCGGGCCGCCGCCCCCGCCGACGCCGGGGGCCGGGGCGAAGCCGGGGTGGCTGTGCTCCACCGACCGGGCGGCGGCACGGGCGCTGGTCGCCTCCGCCACCGGCCGGCGCTCGGCGTCGTACGTGTCCAGCAGGCCCTCCCCGGCCCAGCCGCCGAGCACGGCCGCCAGCTTCCAGGCGAGGTTGTGGGCGTCCTGGATACCGGTGTTGGAGCCGAAGGCCCCGGTCGGGGACATCTCGTGGGCCGAGTCGCCGGCCAGGAAGACCCGTCCCGACCGGTAGCCGCGGGCGACGCGCTGGGCGGCGTGCCAGGGGGCCTTGCCGGTGATCTCGACGTCGAGATCGGGCACCCCGATCGCGCGGCGGATGTGCTCGACGCACCTCTCCTCGGTGAACTCCTCCAGGGTTTCCCCGTGTTCGGGGTGCCAGGGCAGGTGGAAGACCCAGTTCTCCCGGTTGTCCACGGGCAGCAGCGCCCCGTCGGCGTCGGGGTTCGTCAGGTAGCAGACGATGAAGAGGCGGTTGCCGACGACCTCGGCGAGGCCGCGGGAGCGGAAGGTGACGCTGACGTTGTGGAACAGGTCGCCGGGGCCGCTCTGCCCGATGCCGAGCTGTTCGCGGATCGGGGAGCGGGGGCCGTCGGCGGCGACGAGGTAGTCCGCGCGGACCGTGGTGTCCTCGCCGGTCTCGCGGCTCTTGACGATCGCCGTGACACCGGAGGAGTCGCTGTCGAACGACAGCAGTTCGGTGTTGTAGCGCAGGTCGCCGCCGAGTCGCTGGGCGTGCTCGAACAGCACCGGCTCCAGGTCGTTCTGGCTGCACAGGCACCAGGAGCTGGGGCTGAAGCGGGCGAGCCCGCCGCCCGCGTCGATCTCCTTGAAGAGCCACTCGCCCGCGTCGCCGACGAGGGTGGGTGTCTGGAGGATGCCGTGGTTGCCGGACAGGGTGGCGGCGGCCCGGCGGATGCCCGGCTCGACACCGGCCGCCCGGAACAGCTCCATCGTGCGGACGTTGTTGCCCCGGCCGCGCGGGTGGATGGAGGTGCCGGCGTGCCGCTCCACCAGGGTGTGCGGCACCCCGAGGCGGCCCAGGAACACCGAGGTCGACAGGCCGACGAGGGACCCGCCGACGATGAGGACCGGGGTGCGGTGGTGGGTGGGGGTGCCGGTGGCGTCGGTCCGATCGGGCCTCTGCCCCGTCTTCGGGCTCTGCCCCGTCTTCGGGCTCCGCCCCGTCATCGGGCTCTGCTTCATCGCGTTCATCGCTCAACTCCAGCGCGTCGTGTCCGCCGACTCGGCCGGGTGGGGCCGGGGGCTTCATCCATGCCCCGCGCACGCCCCGCACCGGGAGAACGGGACCGGGCTTCACCCGCATAGGGCCCTGGCGACGGCCCCGGGGCGGACCGCTCAGGTACTCGGGTGGAGCTGAGTACGTGCGCTCTGGGCGCGGAAGAGCCGTGCCGGGACGCTGGGTTCATGAGCGAACGACTCCGCAAGACCGCCTCCCAGCTGCTGCCGGGCCTCGTGACGGCCGTGTCCGCCCTCGCCCTCTGGGCCCTCTGGCTGGGCTGGGACCAGCAGCGCGACCTGCATCCTGACGGTTCGTCGACCGGCCCCTACGAGGCGTGGCAGGTGATCGGCCTGGTGCTGACCCTGCTGGTGCCGGTGTACTGGGCCGCGTCCCGACGGCACATCACCGGCGCCGTGGCCGGCACCACGATCGGCCTGACGGTGGCCTCCTTCTACGACTGGTCGGACGACGCCAGCGGCCTCTACGGCATCGGCGTGACGATGGTGATGCTGGGGACGATCGGGGTGACCACCGGTGTCTCGTTCCTGATCGCGGCCATCGGGGGCGGCGGAGGCGGAGGGGGCGGCGGGTCGCGGCCTCAGTCGACGGCCCCCATGACCTCGTAGGCCTCGGGGTCGAACCGGGCCAGCCGTCGGCGCATACGGCCCGTCGACCACGGCCAGCTGAAGCTGTTCACGCCGTTGTCGTCGAGGTAGTAGCTGGAGCAGCCGCCCGCGTTGTAGACGGTCGACGGGAGGGCCTGCTGAAGCTCGGCGTCGAAGGCGGCCTGGACTTCGGGGCGTACGTCCATGCTGCTCCAGCCCGCCGCGCGAAAGTGGCGTATCGCGCCCGCCACATACGCCAGTTGGGCTTCGAGGACCGCGTACGCGGAGGAGTGGCCGGTGCCGAGGTGCGGGCCGAGGAGGACGAACGCATTCGGGAAGCCGCTGACGGTGGTGCCGAGGTAGGCGTCCGGACTGCCCTTCCAGTGGTCGTCGAGGCTGGTGCCGTCGGCGTCGAACACCCGGCGGGCGATGGGCATGTCGAGGATGTGGAAGCCGGTGCCCAGGATGATCGCGTCGACGTCGGCGCGGCTGCCGTCGGCGCCGAGGACGCTGCCGCCCTCGACGGCCTTCACCGCCGTCGCGTGCACGGCGACGTTGGGCCTGGTCAGGGCCGGATAGTAGGTGTTGGAGAGGAGGAGACGTTTGCAGCCCAGGGTGTAGTCGGGGGTCAGGGCCCGCCGCAGGTGGGGGTCCTTGACGGCGGCCCGGAGATGAAGGCTGCCCACCTTCTGTACCGCGCGCAGCAGGGCCGGGTGGCGGAAGCCGACGCCGAGGGCCTCCAGCGCCGCGTACTCCGCCGCGCGCAGTGCCCGTTGGGCGCCGGGGACGGTCCGCAGCAGTCGGCGTTCGGCGTTCGGCACCGGGTGGTCGGGCTTGGGCAGCACCCACTGGGCGGTGCGCTGGAACAGGTGCAGCCGGCCGACGCGGGGCTGGATCGCCGGCACGAAC
This genomic stretch from Streptomyces deccanensis harbors:
- a CDS encoding flavin-containing monooxygenase, producing MPHPEKPKNPENPEALENPDGPEVPPATEARAALTHHVEALIIGSGLSGIGAAIKLREAGVRDLVLVEKADDLGGTWRDNTYPGCACDVPSALYSYSFAPNPEWTRAFAGQPEIRCYLRNTAAAYGITPLIRYGTEVTRAQWNPAAARWHVETTRGTYTTRFLISAAGPWHQPLLPDLPGLADFPGEVFHSSRWRHDVDLTGARVAVVGSGASAVQFVPAIQPRVGRLHLFQRTAQWVLPKPDHPVPNAERRLLRTVPGAQRALRAAEYAALEALGVGFRHPALLRAVQKVGSLHLRAAVKDPHLRRALTPDYTLGCKRLLLSNTYYPALTRPNVAVHATAVKAVEGGSVLGADGSRADVDAIILGTGFHILDMPIARRVFDADGTSLDDHWKGSPDAYLGTTVSGFPNAFVLLGPHLGTGHSSAYAVLEAQLAYVAGAIRHFRAAGWSSMDVRPEVQAAFDAELQQALPSTVYNAGGCSSYYLDDNGVNSFSWPWSTGRMRRRLARFDPEAYEVMGAVD
- a CDS encoding SchA/CurD-like domain-containing protein — encoded protein: MTTTSERVTESLRRQVSQRVSQSVFDGSRLRVVLLVDVYDGAQQQFLEAYEQLCNQVASVPGHVSDQLCQSIENPSQWLITSEWESAPPFLTWVNSEEHVQMVRPLHDCVRDTRSLRFHIVRETGGPAVEAEAGERRLQTSPRIGDGLIRHALTFTVKPGSEEKVAKILADYAAPEPRVDDTTRLCRTSLFMHGNRVVRAVEVRGDLLAALRHVARQPEVRAVEEAINPYLEQDRDLDDPDSARVFFTRAALPAVHHVTAGQESPDAVRHALYYPAREGRGLRLAELLARQDEAAADDPQGPVLRSTIFQRDDIVVRLVDVRGGLDADPGPVLGLTDRARAAELTALLDGAALGMDGSPRDEAPARLLTVARMDLVTDRRAPDA
- a CDS encoding FAD-dependent oxidoreductase, which produces MKQSPMTGRSPKTGQSPKTGQRPDRTDATGTPTHHRTPVLIVGGSLVGLSTSVFLGRLGVPHTLVERHAGTSIHPRGRGNNVRTMELFRAAGVEPGIRRAAATLSGNHGILQTPTLVGDAGEWLFKEIDAGGGLARFSPSSWCLCSQNDLEPVLFEHAQRLGGDLRYNTELLSFDSDSSGVTAIVKSRETGEDTTVRADYLVAADGPRSPIREQLGIGQSGPGDLFHNVSVTFRSRGLAEVVGNRLFIVCYLTNPDADGALLPVDNRENWVFHLPWHPEHGETLEEFTEERCVEHIRRAIGVPDLDVEITGKAPWHAAQRVARGYRSGRVFLAGDSAHEMSPTGAFGSNTGIQDAHNLAWKLAAVLGGWAGEGLLDTYDAERRPVAEATSARAAARSVEHSHPGFAPAPGVGGGGGPQRGILNVALGYRYPQGAVLGADPATPVVPERLDLSGAPGSRAPHLAVRHRGEHISTLDLYERSLVLLSDADADGRTGAGADGGSAGWHEAALRLAEAMSVPLASYRIGDGPAAELTPEGDADWAAVHGTAPGGAVLVRPDGFVAWRAPGPVPDAEAALREVLTTLLART
- a CDS encoding cupin domain-containing protein, with product MINRHPRVVDVSEVEPNTRRGGDLRAMLTPTTVGSTSGFMGVAIVAPGDRIAEHYHPYSEEFIYVICGQLEVDLDGEAHELRPEQGLLIPAHMRHRFRNVGNVEARMVFHLGPLAPSPPLGHVDTEDANGVPIPVEAAHAARAAEHTRVRS
- a CDS encoding beta-ketoacyl-[acyl-carrier-protein] synthase family protein, whose translation is MTRRVAVTGIGIVAPGGIGVPAFWDLLAGGRTATRGITFFDPSGLRSRIAAECDFDPAAHGLDADVIARCDRYIQFALVAGEEAVRDSGLDLAAENPWRVGVSLGTAVGGTTRLEHDYVLVSHSGQRWDVDHREAGPHLHRAFAPSTLASTVAERFEARGPVQTVSTGCTSGLDAVGYAFHTIEEGRADICIAGASDSPISPITMACFDAIKATSPNNDDPAHASRPFDADRNGFVMGEGGAVLVLEELEHARARGAHVYCEIGGYATFGNAYHMTGLTTEGLEMARAIEDALDHARIDRTAVDYVNAHGSGTKQNDRHETAAVKRTLGAHAYDTPMSSIKSMVGHSLGAIGAIEVVACALALAHQVVPPTANYETPDPECDLDYVPRVARERKLTNVLSVGSGFGGFQSAVVMSLPREKTR